The following proteins come from a genomic window of Pyxidicoccus sp. MSG2:
- a CDS encoding IPT/TIG domain-containing protein — translation MALSVTNVAQALDRVTGGAVVTITGTDFAVSVRVKFGNQKAPKVLRVNSTTLTVTVPAQPVAGPVTVSVTNDPGYLYDGGPTATWATQFQYYAVIKSIEPNLLPTAGGAVTINGEGFPMGAQVVVRPAGLADIAALAVNRVSAKVITCTLQQHALGPTQVCVLNPGDNLAFPFGFHFCEPLISALSPAKGRPGGGTSVTITGRHFVPNSAVDFGGVAAAAVAFNSSTELVAQTPAHLAGRVAVRVTNPALPPVGGATPAPAVVLSTGTLDGFEYGSSEVLGIEPAKGPAAGGTAVTIKGRGLLTLAVNGVQLGGTAALNGHLVDAMTVTATTPAGPPGPVNITVQNSLGDPVAVLANGFTFVALATVTAVEPPDGPEDTEVTIQGTHFEKGAAVRIGGVDATDVNVISATAIRCTVPPHANGAVNVEVQNDGGGTGTLVNGFTYADFRIEPRRGLPAGGENVRIHLPVPPLPGAAITFGGNAAAPAAGPDLTVTTPAHAAGQVDVIVDGVTRVNGFEYAAITKIEPNAGPQGTTVTIHGSGFDGTTAVSFDGVAAAPVVVVSATQLTVASPVHAAGPVDVVVTNSGAGSYTQGYTFQPAATVTGIQPLTGTSAGGTDITITGTGFVKGASAFIANVAATNVVFVSPTTLTARTPAAAGGPPYAAVHVSVLNPGAPAPSVGNNLFTYRNAPTVTADADPAMGPITGGRAIIVTGADFLQKATVLVDGHQATDVEYVNATTLRCRVPPRAAGQVSIAVQNPGDPTPGPARLNAFTYVAAPHTPTGQNFVQFIQDGENFFDFLRLGFETVRQAPPDPKGLTYVRLAFWNAHDDVTVGPRANLEQPNHRLINYIERVVRAGHHVEFILWRPNALESRFDMGKGVFSSNQDMAKKLYDMDVAMAAVEGAGRVRVYFEHSEGETGSSIHQKIAIFSVAGVRHAAIGGLNLSNSYFGSQDHTFPPLAAHCQPWHDAAVYIRGPATDDIEREWMRRWRRTRALEAEWYGLANVYGYNGEFLARDFTFFESSTVRRRTVETVDNTTLQPADAQNTEVKIAVTRAEGTTRYTHIRDAVIERINAANNYIYFENYHFCDPDLVQAIVARHRARSAVGANLRVAIVVPDPMDGKSGYMTRRAWLHFALTFEDGTVAPAAPYCTRVVYDIGAGPVTVMRAACGANWQVFDCYNPGAPTATSWLENDTLTFDSGAGAVVVRFHQIIAVESAIHFYCPKYIHPGAPPTPNSIYTHSKVAAFDDQWLVVGSANWSFRSMQYDGEISAFIHSVPITTTTVLSLLAHFNTNIGGVVTPMNVEQAALASMAMPALGQIRLYPYEYYNPAVALGGGNPALPFSRAVPLSPTLTNLRTFLANPSMPNYTWL, via the coding sequence TTGGCACTCTCTGTCACGAACGTAGCGCAGGCATTGGACAGGGTCACCGGCGGCGCTGTCGTCACCATCACCGGAACGGACTTCGCCGTGTCCGTGCGCGTGAAGTTCGGGAACCAGAAAGCGCCGAAGGTACTGCGAGTCAATTCGACGACCCTGACGGTCACCGTGCCGGCGCAGCCCGTGGCTGGACCGGTCACCGTCTCGGTGACGAACGACCCTGGATACCTCTACGACGGCGGGCCGACCGCCACATGGGCCACTCAATTCCAGTACTACGCCGTCATCAAGAGCATCGAGCCGAACCTGCTCCCGACCGCTGGCGGCGCCGTGACAATCAACGGCGAAGGCTTTCCCATGGGCGCGCAGGTCGTCGTTCGCCCCGCTGGCCTTGCCGACATCGCGGCGCTGGCGGTGAACCGCGTCTCGGCCAAGGTCATCACCTGCACCCTCCAGCAGCATGCGCTCGGTCCAACGCAGGTGTGCGTGTTGAACCCGGGAGACAACCTCGCCTTCCCCTTCGGGTTCCACTTCTGTGAGCCGCTGATCAGCGCGCTTTCACCGGCGAAAGGCCGGCCCGGCGGTGGCACGAGTGTCACCATCACCGGGCGACACTTCGTGCCCAACTCGGCAGTCGACTTCGGGGGCGTGGCAGCCGCCGCTGTCGCCTTCAACTCGTCGACCGAGCTCGTGGCCCAGACGCCTGCACACCTCGCGGGCCGCGTCGCAGTCCGGGTGACGAACCCCGCGCTGCCGCCTGTCGGGGGCGCGACTCCGGCTCCGGCGGTGGTCCTCTCCACCGGGACCCTGGACGGCTTCGAGTACGGCAGCTCGGAGGTCCTCGGCATCGAGCCCGCGAAGGGCCCCGCGGCCGGTGGGACCGCGGTGACCATCAAGGGGCGCGGGTTGCTCACGCTCGCGGTGAATGGCGTGCAGCTCGGAGGCACGGCCGCGCTCAACGGGCACCTCGTGGACGCGATGACCGTCACCGCGACGACACCGGCAGGACCGCCTGGACCGGTCAACATCACGGTCCAGAACAGCCTCGGCGACCCGGTGGCGGTCCTGGCCAATGGCTTCACCTTCGTCGCGCTCGCGACGGTGACGGCCGTGGAGCCCCCGGACGGTCCCGAGGATACGGAGGTCACCATCCAGGGGACCCACTTCGAAAAGGGTGCGGCGGTCCGAATCGGGGGAGTCGACGCCACCGACGTCAACGTCATCTCCGCCACCGCGATACGCTGCACGGTGCCCCCTCACGCCAACGGCGCGGTGAACGTGGAGGTCCAGAACGACGGCGGCGGCACCGGCACGCTCGTCAATGGCTTCACCTATGCCGACTTTCGCATCGAGCCCCGACGCGGGCTCCCGGCCGGTGGCGAGAACGTGCGCATCCACCTGCCGGTCCCTCCCCTGCCCGGCGCGGCGATTACATTCGGTGGTAACGCGGCGGCGCCCGCTGCCGGCCCGGACCTCACGGTCACCACGCCCGCGCACGCGGCGGGCCAGGTGGACGTCATCGTCGACGGTGTCACGCGGGTGAACGGCTTCGAGTATGCCGCCATCACGAAGATAGAGCCGAACGCCGGTCCGCAGGGAACCACGGTGACCATCCATGGCTCGGGCTTCGATGGCACCACCGCGGTGAGCTTCGACGGGGTCGCCGCCGCGCCCGTGGTGGTCGTCTCGGCAACCCAGCTCACCGTCGCAAGTCCGGTGCATGCAGCCGGCCCGGTGGACGTTGTCGTCACGAACTCGGGCGCCGGCAGCTACACCCAGGGCTACACGTTCCAGCCCGCGGCGACAGTCACCGGCATCCAACCCCTGACGGGGACGAGCGCGGGCGGTACGGACATCACCATCACCGGAACGGGCTTCGTGAAGGGTGCCAGCGCCTTCATCGCCAACGTCGCGGCGACGAACGTCGTCTTCGTCTCCCCGACCACCCTCACGGCCAGGACCCCGGCCGCGGCCGGAGGCCCTCCGTACGCCGCCGTCCATGTGTCGGTCCTCAATCCCGGCGCGCCTGCTCCGAGCGTCGGCAACAACCTCTTCACGTATCGGAACGCGCCCACCGTCACCGCGGACGCGGACCCGGCGATGGGCCCCATCACGGGCGGACGCGCCATCATCGTCACCGGCGCCGACTTCCTCCAGAAGGCCACGGTCCTCGTCGACGGGCACCAGGCGACGGACGTCGAGTACGTCAATGCCACCACGCTGCGCTGTCGCGTGCCCCCGCGCGCGGCCGGACAGGTCTCCATCGCGGTGCAGAACCCGGGAGACCCGACGCCCGGCCCCGCGCGGTTGAACGCCTTCACCTACGTCGCCGCCCCGCACACCCCCACGGGACAGAACTTCGTCCAGTTCATCCAGGACGGAGAGAACTTCTTCGACTTCCTCCGTCTCGGCTTCGAGACGGTGCGGCAGGCTCCACCGGACCCGAAGGGGCTCACGTACGTCCGTCTTGCGTTCTGGAATGCGCACGACGACGTCACCGTCGGCCCCCGGGCCAATCTGGAGCAGCCCAATCACCGGCTCATCAACTACATCGAGCGGGTGGTCCGGGCCGGACACCACGTCGAGTTCATCCTCTGGCGCCCCAACGCGCTCGAGAGCCGGTTCGACATGGGCAAGGGCGTGTTCTCGTCCAACCAGGACATGGCGAAGAAGCTCTACGACATGGACGTCGCCATGGCCGCGGTGGAGGGCGCCGGGCGTGTTCGCGTCTATTTCGAGCACTCGGAAGGTGAGACGGGCTCTTCCATCCACCAGAAGATCGCCATCTTCTCCGTTGCGGGTGTGCGTCACGCCGCCATTGGCGGCTTGAACCTCTCGAACAGCTACTTCGGGTCGCAGGACCATACCTTCCCGCCGCTGGCCGCTCACTGCCAGCCCTGGCACGACGCAGCCGTCTACATCCGTGGCCCGGCCACCGATGACATCGAACGCGAGTGGATGCGGCGCTGGCGCAGGACCCGGGCGCTCGAGGCGGAGTGGTATGGCCTGGCGAACGTGTATGGGTACAACGGTGAATTCCTCGCCCGTGACTTCACGTTCTTCGAGTCCTCCACGGTCCGCCGCCGGACGGTCGAAACCGTCGACAACACCACGCTGCAGCCAGCCGACGCGCAGAACACCGAGGTGAAGATTGCCGTCACCCGGGCCGAGGGCACGACGCGATACACACACATCCGCGACGCGGTCATCGAGCGCATCAACGCGGCGAACAACTACATCTACTTCGAGAACTATCACTTCTGTGATCCGGACCTGGTGCAGGCCATCGTCGCGCGTCACCGGGCCCGCTCGGCGGTGGGTGCCAACCTCCGGGTCGCCATCGTCGTGCCCGACCCCATGGACGGCAAGTCAGGCTACATGACCCGTCGGGCGTGGCTGCACTTCGCGCTCACCTTCGAGGACGGAACCGTGGCTCCGGCGGCGCCCTACTGTACGCGTGTCGTCTACGACATTGGCGCGGGCCCGGTGACCGTCATGCGAGCGGCATGCGGGGCCAACTGGCAGGTGTTCGACTGCTACAATCCGGGGGCACCGACTGCGACGAGCTGGCTGGAGAACGACACGCTGACCTTCGACTCCGGGGCGGGGGCGGTCGTGGTCCGGTTTCACCAGATCATCGCGGTGGAGTCCGCAATCCATTTCTACTGCCCCAAGTACATCCATCCTGGAGCGCCACCGACCCCCAACTCCATCTACACCCATTCGAAGGTCGCCGCTTTCGACGACCAATGGCTCGTGGTGGGCTCGGCGAACTGGTCCTTCCGCAGCATGCAGTACGACGGAGAGATCAGCGCCTTCATCCATTCCGTGCCCATCACGACCACCACGGTCTTGTCCCTCCTCGCGCACTTCAATACGAATATCGGAGGGGTGGTGACTCCCATGAATGTGGAGCAGGCAGCCCTCGCAAGCATGGCCATGCCAGCATTGGGCCAGATCCGTCTCTACCCGTACGAGTACTACAACCCGGCTGTTGCGCTTGGCGGAGGCAACCCGGCCCTGCCGTTCAGCCGCGCCGTGCCGCTGTCGCCGACCCTGACGAACCTGCGGACGTTCCTCGCGAATCCGAGCATGCCCAACTACACGTGGCTCTGA
- a CDS encoding ATP-binding protein, translated as MTLELGPLVAASVAYLLVLFLVAYAAERGVIPARITQHPLVYSLALGVYATSWSYFGSVGYAARHGFRYLGIYLGVTLACLLSPVLWRPLLRLTRELQLTSLADVLAFRYPGQSTGTAVTLFMLAGSLPYLALQVRAVVESAKVLSPSASPTLVGLGFCAVLTGFSVLFGARHLTPRERHEGLMLAIAFESAVKVVALTAVGLWAVSSVFGGVDGLMAWLDAHPEAVDGLQRPARDASWAPLLVLSCAAAFLTPRSYHVAFTEAPEKDGWATATWALPLLLLVMNLFVPVLLWSGDAVGLPWPADFHVLGVPASRGATGLALVAFLGGVSAASAMVIVTTLALAPMCLTHLVLPLGYARGQPHLYGWLLWARRLLIAIIILAGYGFYRLLDTRGTGLVDLGLVSFVAVAQFAPGVLGLLFWKRGTRAGLLAGLSVGAATWAVTLVVPLWASPGVVAWTRRVAGLLGFPSDEPWGFSTFASLTLNVLAFVAVSLATRQSAREAEAARACTREAPALASGGVVAGSPEEFRRSLAPLLGKEAAAAEVDRALASLGLPPDERRPAELRRLRDGVERNLSGLLGPVLARLTVEEALRLEPEARTALAEQLRFVEELLRDARSMQGGPVHALEAVRRYLRRILEDLPLGVCAVGPDGEVVIWNAALERLAGVEAGAVRGHLLAALPGPWGPLLSGFAAGAEEDTEARVTVAGGERVLRLHRSRLSAAEERGSASEGMALLVEDLTERKAVDARLAHQDRLASLGRVAAGVAHEIGNPLTAIASLAQNLKYELDDAEAVRERVGLILQQCRRIDAIVRALVGFSHAGTAGGEARPFTRVAVGPLLTESVELARLARGTRKDRGLRFEHRCPEGLEVLGDAQRLEQVLVNLLTNAIDASPDGALVELVAEVDGRGVHLRVLDRGAGVPRELTQRIFEPFFTTKQPGEGTGLGLALVAGIVREHGGAMQVDSRPGGGTSVTVSLPEPLGVQTGRGALA; from the coding sequence ATGACACTTGAGCTGGGCCCGCTCGTCGCGGCGTCCGTCGCGTACCTGCTCGTGCTCTTCCTGGTGGCGTACGCCGCCGAGCGGGGCGTCATCCCCGCGCGCATCACCCAGCACCCGCTCGTCTACTCGCTGGCGCTGGGCGTGTACGCCACCTCGTGGTCCTACTTCGGCAGCGTGGGGTACGCGGCGCGGCACGGCTTCCGCTACCTGGGCATCTACCTGGGCGTCACGCTGGCCTGCCTGCTGAGCCCCGTGCTGTGGCGCCCGCTGCTGCGGCTGACGCGTGAGTTGCAGCTCACGTCGCTGGCGGACGTGCTGGCCTTCCGCTACCCGGGCCAGTCCACCGGCACGGCGGTGACGCTGTTCATGCTGGCCGGAAGCCTCCCGTACCTCGCGCTCCAGGTGCGCGCCGTCGTGGAGTCCGCGAAGGTGCTCAGCCCCTCCGCGTCGCCCACGCTCGTGGGCCTGGGCTTCTGCGCGGTGCTGACCGGCTTCTCCGTCCTCTTCGGCGCGCGGCACCTCACCCCGCGCGAGCGGCACGAGGGGCTGATGCTGGCCATCGCCTTCGAGTCCGCGGTGAAGGTGGTGGCGCTCACGGCCGTGGGCCTGTGGGCGGTGTCCTCCGTGTTCGGCGGCGTGGACGGGCTGATGGCGTGGCTGGATGCCCACCCGGAGGCGGTGGACGGGCTCCAGCGGCCGGCCCGGGACGCGTCCTGGGCGCCGCTGCTGGTGCTGTCCTGCGCGGCGGCCTTCCTGACGCCGCGCAGCTACCACGTGGCCTTCACCGAGGCGCCGGAGAAGGACGGGTGGGCCACCGCCACCTGGGCGCTCCCCCTGCTGCTGCTGGTGATGAACCTGTTCGTGCCGGTGCTGCTGTGGAGCGGGGACGCGGTGGGGCTGCCCTGGCCCGCGGACTTCCACGTGCTGGGCGTGCCGGCGTCGCGCGGGGCCACGGGTCTGGCGCTGGTGGCCTTCCTGGGCGGCGTGTCCGCGGCGAGCGCCATGGTCATCGTCACCACGCTCGCGCTGGCGCCCATGTGCCTCACGCACCTGGTGCTGCCCCTGGGCTACGCGCGCGGCCAGCCGCACCTGTACGGCTGGCTCTTGTGGGCGCGGCGGCTGCTCATCGCCATCATCATCCTGGCGGGCTACGGCTTCTACCGGCTGCTGGACACGCGCGGCACGGGGCTGGTGGACCTGGGGCTGGTGTCCTTCGTCGCGGTGGCGCAGTTCGCCCCGGGCGTGCTGGGGCTGCTCTTCTGGAAGCGCGGCACGCGGGCGGGGTTGCTCGCGGGGTTGAGCGTCGGCGCAGCCACGTGGGCGGTGACGCTGGTGGTGCCGCTGTGGGCCTCGCCGGGTGTGGTGGCGTGGACGCGGCGGGTGGCGGGGTTGCTCGGCTTCCCCTCGGATGAACCGTGGGGCTTCTCCACCTTCGCGTCGCTGACGCTCAACGTGCTGGCCTTCGTGGCGGTGTCGCTGGCCACGCGGCAGTCGGCGCGGGAGGCGGAGGCCGCGCGGGCCTGCACGCGCGAGGCGCCCGCGCTGGCCTCGGGTGGCGTGGTGGCGGGCTCGCCGGAGGAGTTCCGTCGGAGCCTGGCGCCGCTGCTGGGCAAGGAGGCCGCGGCGGCGGAGGTGGACCGGGCGCTGGCCTCGCTGGGCCTGCCCCCGGACGAGCGGCGGCCCGCGGAGCTGCGCCGGCTGCGCGACGGCGTGGAGCGCAACCTGTCGGGGCTCCTCGGCCCGGTGCTGGCGCGGCTGACGGTGGAGGAGGCGCTGCGGCTGGAGCCGGAAGCGCGCACCGCGCTGGCGGAGCAACTGCGCTTCGTGGAGGAGCTGCTGCGGGACGCGCGAAGCATGCAGGGCGGACCCGTCCATGCGCTGGAGGCGGTGCGGCGCTACCTGCGGCGCATCCTCGAGGACCTGCCGCTGGGCGTGTGCGCGGTGGGGCCGGACGGCGAGGTGGTCATCTGGAACGCGGCGCTGGAGCGGTTGGCCGGCGTGGAGGCGGGCGCGGTGCGGGGCCACCTGCTCGCGGCGCTGCCGGGGCCCTGGGGCCCGCTCTTGTCCGGCTTCGCGGCCGGCGCCGAGGAGGACACGGAAGCGCGCGTCACCGTGGCGGGAGGCGAGCGCGTGCTGCGCCTGCACCGCTCGCGGCTGTCGGCGGCGGAGGAGCGGGGCAGCGCGTCCGAGGGCATGGCACTGCTGGTAGAGGACCTGACGGAGCGCAAGGCGGTGGACGCGCGGTTGGCACACCAGGACCGGCTGGCCTCGCTGGGCCGGGTGGCGGCGGGCGTGGCGCACGAGATTGGCAACCCGCTGACGGCGATTGCCAGCCTCGCTCAGAACCTCAAGTACGAATTGGACGACGCGGAGGCGGTGCGCGAGCGCGTGGGACTCATCCTCCAGCAGTGCCGGCGCATCGACGCGATTGTCCGGGCGCTGGTGGGCTTCAGCCACGCGGGCACGGCGGGCGGCGAGGCGCGCCCCTTCACGCGAGTCGCGGTGGGCCCCTTGCTGACGGAATCCGTGGAGCTGGCGAGGCTCGCACGCGGCACGCGGAAGGACCGGGGGCTGCGCTTCGAGCACCGCTGTCCGGAGGGGCTGGAGGTGCTGGGCGACGCGCAGCGGCTGGAGCAGGTGCTGGTGAATCTGCTGACCAATGCCATCGACGCCTCGCCCGACGGCGCGTTGGTGGAACTGGTGGCGGAGGTTGACGGCAGGGGCGTCCACCTGCGGGTGCTGGACCGGGGCGCTGGCGTTCCGCGAGAGCTGACCCAGCGCATCTTCGAGCCCTTCTTCACGACGAAGCAGCCGGGCGAGGGCACGGGGCTGGGGCTGGCGCTGGTGGCGGGAATCGTGCGGGAGCATGGAGGGGCCATGCAGGTGGACAGCCGCCCCGGGGGAGGCACTAGCGTGACGGTGAGCCTGCCGGAGCCGCTGGGAGTCCAGACCGGACGGGGAGCCCTGGCATGA
- a CDS encoding GspE/PulE family protein, which yields MADVPPFSELSQFTLDRPSLRLLPESFCRRNKVAVLGRVDPAAHASPVTVGMVQPDNRVIIELISDFLRRPLQPVHLNHYEVESALEVGFGAGPRITADLTLKARVPLSEAPSAVELVDHVLATAVELKASDIHVEGYFDDVDLRYRIDGILHQSYTDIDPRSLPEVVSRIKLLAGLDITERRRPQDGRFRALLEGSEGRKLVDYRVSVVPSPVGEDVVIRILDASVGLVPVEQLGMSPAMQTLFLQLLCNPEGLVLVTGPTGSGKTTTLYSALARLNDGRRKIITAEDPIEYYVPKVNQKQVTQQMPHATLLRAMLRQDPNVMLVGEVRDLETGSMALTAASTGHVVLGTLHTADAVGAVARLRGLKLDDVDISDSLLAVLAQRLVRRICEQCVEPVPPTLEQEALLGRLLKGVQPHAGRGCEACHHTGYKGRLGIFELLLVDPDLQDLIARSAPTVELRRHARAHGLRTLVQDALDKVSARMTTLAELVRVVPYRHILTIRDEGQDAG from the coding sequence ATGGCGGACGTCCCTCCCTTCTCCGAGCTCTCCCAGTTCACCCTGGACCGTCCCTCGCTCCGGCTGCTCCCGGAGTCCTTCTGCCGGCGCAACAAGGTGGCGGTGCTGGGTCGCGTGGACCCGGCCGCGCATGCCTCGCCGGTGACGGTGGGCATGGTCCAGCCGGACAACCGCGTCATCATCGAGCTCATCAGCGACTTCCTCCGGCGCCCGCTCCAGCCCGTCCACCTCAACCACTACGAAGTCGAGTCCGCGCTGGAGGTGGGCTTCGGCGCGGGGCCCCGCATCACCGCGGACCTCACGCTCAAGGCCCGCGTGCCGCTGTCCGAAGCGCCGTCCGCGGTGGAGCTGGTGGACCACGTGCTCGCCACCGCGGTGGAGCTCAAGGCGTCCGACATCCACGTGGAGGGCTACTTCGACGACGTGGACCTGCGCTATCGCATCGACGGCATCCTCCACCAGTCGTACACGGACATCGACCCGCGCTCGCTGCCGGAGGTGGTCAGCCGCATCAAGCTGCTCGCCGGGCTGGACATCACGGAGCGCCGCCGCCCGCAGGACGGCCGCTTCCGCGCACTCCTGGAGGGCTCCGAGGGACGCAAGCTGGTGGACTACCGCGTCAGCGTGGTGCCCAGCCCCGTGGGCGAGGACGTGGTCATCCGCATCCTCGACGCCAGCGTGGGCCTGGTCCCCGTGGAGCAGCTGGGCATGTCCCCGGCCATGCAGACGCTCTTCCTCCAACTGCTGTGCAACCCGGAGGGGCTGGTGCTCGTCACCGGGCCCACGGGCAGCGGCAAGACGACGACGCTGTACTCGGCGCTGGCCCGGCTCAACGACGGCCGCAGGAAGATCATCACCGCCGAGGACCCCATCGAGTACTACGTCCCCAAGGTGAACCAGAAGCAGGTGACGCAGCAGATGCCGCACGCGACGCTGCTGCGCGCCATGCTCCGCCAGGACCCCAACGTCATGCTGGTGGGCGAGGTCCGTGATTTGGAGACGGGCAGCATGGCCCTCACCGCCGCGTCCACCGGTCACGTGGTGCTGGGCACGCTGCACACCGCGGACGCGGTGGGCGCGGTGGCGCGGCTGCGCGGGCTGAAGCTGGACGACGTGGACATCAGCGATTCGCTGCTGGCGGTGCTGGCCCAGCGACTGGTGCGCCGCATCTGCGAGCAGTGCGTGGAGCCCGTCCCGCCCACCCTGGAGCAGGAGGCGCTCCTCGGCCGGCTGCTGAAGGGCGTGCAGCCGCACGCGGGCAGGGGCTGCGAGGCGTGCCACCACACCGGCTACAAGGGACGTCTGGGCATCTTCGAGCTGCTGCTGGTGGACCCGGACCTCCAGGACCTCATCGCCCGGAGCGCGCCCACCGTGGAGCTGCGCCGCCATGCGCGGGCGCACGGGCTGCGCACGCTGGTGCAGGACGCGCTGGACAAGGTGTCCGCGCGCATGACGACGCTCGCGGAGCTGGTGCGCGTGGTGCCGTACCGGCACATCCTCACAATCCGCGACGAAGGGCAGGACGCCGGGTAG
- a CDS encoding FHA domain-containing protein, translating into MLTVQELRALSRRLTEPFFCRQVGPFVLVQKPPSPVMAQLALKMGAARTTMARDIPSLERQQVALWLHFDALTVATLPPVDGQDVLTVGRQPDCDLVVNEPSVSKRHAQLCWHGPAAGCTLVDLKSSNGTFINAKELASGGELHVRDGDLLGFGDATFAYLLAPSFYAKLQRMAPL; encoded by the coding sequence ATGCTGACCGTCCAGGAACTGCGAGCGCTGAGCAGGCGGCTGACGGAGCCGTTCTTCTGCCGGCAGGTGGGGCCCTTCGTGCTGGTGCAGAAGCCGCCCAGCCCGGTGATGGCGCAACTCGCGCTGAAGATGGGCGCGGCCCGCACGACGATGGCGCGCGACATTCCCAGCCTGGAGCGGCAGCAGGTGGCCCTCTGGCTGCACTTCGACGCGCTCACCGTGGCCACGCTGCCGCCGGTGGACGGGCAGGACGTGCTCACCGTGGGCCGCCAGCCCGACTGCGACCTGGTGGTCAACGAGCCGTCCGTCTCCAAGCGCCACGCGCAGCTGTGCTGGCACGGCCCCGCGGCGGGCTGCACCCTGGTGGACCTCAAGTCGAGCAACGGCACCTTCATCAACGCGAAGGAGCTGGCGTCGGGCGGCGAGCTGCACGTGCGCGACGGCGACCTGCTGGGCTTCGGCGACGCGACGTTCGCCTACCTGCTCGCGCCGTCCTTCTACGCGAAGCTGCAGCGCATGGCGCCGCTGTGA
- a CDS encoding cereblon family protein, with the protein MQAAGHGDARHLTASWWLKGTASGEPGAPEAKVEESLETREPEAPLCCARCGHPVTRERHRIPVNSRHEHTRVNPFGIVFHFGCFAQAEGCAVDGPPTAEATWFPGFAWQVAHCAACGAHLGWAFRGDGAFFGLLLDRLTLPS; encoded by the coding sequence ATGCAGGCGGCCGGACACGGGGACGCACGGCACCTCACAGCGTCATGGTGGCTCAAGGGCACGGCCTCCGGTGAGCCCGGGGCACCAGAAGCCAAGGTCGAGGAGTCCCTGGAGACGCGTGAGCCGGAGGCACCGCTGTGCTGCGCGCGCTGTGGCCATCCCGTGACACGCGAGCGCCACCGCATCCCCGTCAACAGTCGGCACGAGCACACGCGCGTCAACCCGTTCGGCATCGTCTTCCACTTCGGCTGCTTCGCCCAGGCGGAGGGGTGTGCCGTGGATGGCCCGCCCACGGCCGAGGCTACGTGGTTCCCCGGATTCGCCTGGCAGGTGGCGCACTGCGCCGCGTGTGGCGCGCACCTGGGCTGGGCATTTCGTGGCGACGGTGCCTTCTTCGGGTTGCTGCTGGACAGGCTGACCCTGCCGTCCTGA
- a CDS encoding GNAT family N-acetyltransferase, whose translation MHVDTTPGDYGSPRDEQELAAAAEIMVQSYAMAPAAATTWTQRVGASSLRLMREGGHVAGTLVFIPMGQWYGGRNVPIVGIGGVGVSPVHRGRGTATRMMQNVLREARATGAPLSTLYPATQPLYRRVGYEHSGARYEVRLQVPMLDVSERTLSLRPIEAKDEAAIAANYQRSAQARQGWLARGPYVWSRVYAPRDGTASGYLVEGASGVEGHLFVVRKSLAGWKQELSLSDVVANTPAAARHILSFLGDHRSLVTEAVWYGGADDPLLMHVREQTYTVKLDMHWMVRVLDVAKALEARGWPSGLSGALHLEVEDDLFPENRGRFVLEVSDGAARVRKGGEGSLRLDVRGLSPLYTGYQSAETLRMAGLLDADDATVRAAVSLFSGPQPTIRDMF comes from the coding sequence ATGCACGTGGACACGACACCTGGAGACTACGGGTCTCCGCGAGACGAGCAGGAACTGGCGGCGGCCGCGGAAATCATGGTGCAGTCGTATGCGATGGCGCCGGCGGCGGCGACCACCTGGACACAGCGCGTGGGGGCGTCGAGCCTGCGGCTGATGCGCGAGGGCGGCCATGTCGCGGGGACACTCGTCTTCATTCCGATGGGCCAGTGGTACGGCGGGCGCAACGTGCCCATCGTGGGCATTGGCGGGGTGGGCGTGTCCCCCGTCCATCGCGGTCGCGGTACCGCCACGCGGATGATGCAGAACGTGCTGCGCGAGGCCCGCGCGACGGGAGCCCCGCTGTCCACGCTCTATCCCGCCACGCAGCCGCTCTACCGGCGCGTGGGCTACGAGCACTCCGGCGCGCGGTACGAGGTTCGCCTCCAGGTGCCCATGCTGGACGTGAGCGAGCGCACCTTGTCGCTGCGGCCCATCGAGGCGAAGGACGAGGCGGCCATCGCCGCGAACTACCAGCGCTCGGCCCAGGCGCGGCAGGGCTGGCTTGCCCGGGGCCCCTATGTGTGGAGCCGCGTGTACGCGCCGCGCGACGGAACGGCGAGCGGCTACCTCGTGGAGGGCGCCTCCGGCGTGGAGGGGCACCTGTTCGTCGTGCGCAAGTCGCTCGCGGGCTGGAAGCAGGAGCTGTCCCTGTCGGATGTCGTGGCCAACACGCCCGCGGCGGCGCGGCACATCCTGAGCTTCCTGGGCGACCACCGCTCCCTGGTGACGGAGGCCGTGTGGTACGGCGGGGCGGATGACCCGCTGCTCATGCACGTGCGCGAGCAGACGTACACGGTGAAGCTGGACATGCACTGGATGGTGCGCGTGCTGGACGTGGCGAAGGCGCTGGAGGCGCGCGGGTGGCCTTCGGGGCTGTCCGGGGCGCTGCACCTGGAGGTGGAGGACGACCTGTTCCCGGAGAACCGCGGGCGCTTCGTGCTGGAAGTCTCGGACGGCGCGGCGCGCGTGCGGAAGGGTGGGGAGGGGAGTCTGCGCCTGGACGTGCGCGGACTGTCCCCGCTCTACACGGGCTACCAGTCCGCGGAGACGCTGCGGATGGCGGGCCTGCTGGACGCGGATGACGCCACGGTGCGCGCGGCGGTGTCCCTGTTCTCCGGCCCGCAGCCGACCATTCGCGACATGTTCTGA